The following proteins come from a genomic window of Natronosalvus vescus:
- a CDS encoding 2-oxoacid:acceptor oxidoreductase subunit alpha, with translation MSDHELIWRVAGGSGDGIDSTSQNFAKALMRSGLDVFTHRHYPSRIRGGHTYVEIRAAGHDVQSRGDGYNFLLALGDSFARNPQEEAYYGNEELKPLSENLDELREGGIIVYDSGLLSEDDIAELNLEERAEENDWHVFPIDLRAMAKEHGREVMRNTAGVGVTAALLEMDLSHIEDLMTDAMPEKILEPNLEILHDAYEMVQEDYEFEHDLRIPTGDHDEEQALLSGSNAIAYGALDSGCRFIAGYPMTPWTDVFTIMSQHLPDMGGISEQVEDEIAAAALAVGASHAGAKAMSGSSGGGFALMSEPLGLAEMTETPIVLLESMRAGPSTGMPTKPEQGDLEFTLYTSQGDSARVVFAPGTIAEAYEQTRLAFHIAYEYQIPTIIMYDQKLSGENSNIPVSFLDREPDPSLGSTLTEAELAEMPHDASGKFHRFQHDVENGVSPRSLPGQKDGRFLATGNEHTPEGHISEDADNRVAQMDRRIEKLDAIRRELDEEHESNQTYVGDESADFGIITWGSAQGAVVEATERLNDQGHSVKAVGVSDMMPFPEAELTEFIESVDQAMVVEMNATAQFRGLIQKELGRYGEKLTSLLKYNGNPFEPAEIVEGYELNVEGSDAEPTAQVRIEPAAGD, from the coding sequence ATGAGCGATCATGAACTTATCTGGCGAGTCGCAGGGGGTTCCGGAGACGGGATCGACTCGACGAGCCAGAACTTCGCGAAGGCCCTCATGCGGTCGGGCCTCGACGTGTTCACCCACCGACATTATCCGTCGCGGATCCGCGGTGGCCACACCTACGTCGAGATCCGTGCCGCAGGGCACGATGTACAGTCACGAGGCGACGGCTACAACTTCCTGCTTGCACTGGGTGACTCCTTCGCCCGGAACCCACAGGAAGAAGCATACTACGGCAACGAAGAGCTCAAGCCGCTCTCGGAGAACCTCGACGAACTCCGTGAGGGCGGGATCATCGTCTACGACTCGGGACTCCTCTCGGAGGACGACATCGCCGAACTGAACCTCGAGGAACGTGCCGAGGAGAACGACTGGCACGTCTTCCCGATCGATCTTCGAGCGATGGCCAAAGAACACGGTCGAGAGGTCATGCGGAACACCGCCGGTGTCGGTGTGACGGCCGCGCTGCTCGAGATGGATCTCTCCCACATCGAGGATCTGATGACGGACGCGATGCCCGAGAAGATCCTCGAGCCGAACCTCGAAATCCTCCACGACGCCTACGAGATGGTGCAGGAGGACTACGAGTTCGAGCACGACCTTCGAATCCCCACGGGCGACCACGACGAAGAGCAGGCGCTGCTCTCGGGCTCGAACGCGATCGCCTACGGCGCACTCGACTCGGGCTGTCGGTTCATCGCGGGCTACCCGATGACGCCGTGGACGGACGTGTTCACCATCATGTCCCAGCACCTGCCCGACATGGGCGGGATCTCCGAGCAGGTCGAAGACGAGATTGCCGCGGCCGCACTCGCCGTCGGGGCGAGCCACGCCGGCGCGAAAGCCATGTCCGGTTCCTCCGGCGGTGGCTTTGCGCTGATGAGCGAACCGCTCGGCCTCGCGGAGATGACCGAAACGCCGATCGTCCTCCTCGAGTCGATGCGCGCCGGCCCCTCGACCGGGATGCCGACGAAACCCGAGCAGGGCGACCTCGAGTTCACCCTCTACACGAGCCAGGGTGACTCCGCCCGCGTCGTTTTCGCGCCGGGTACCATCGCCGAAGCCTACGAGCAGACGCGACTGGCGTTCCACATCGCCTACGAGTACCAGATCCCGACGATCATCATGTACGACCAGAAGCTGAGCGGGGAGAACTCGAACATCCCCGTCAGCTTCCTCGACCGCGAGCCGGATCCGTCGCTGGGCTCGACGCTCACCGAGGCGGAACTCGCGGAGATGCCCCACGACGCCTCTGGGAAGTTCCACCGTTTCCAGCACGACGTCGAAAACGGCGTCAGCCCGCGCTCCTTGCCGGGCCAGAAGGATGGTCGCTTCCTCGCGACCGGGAACGAGCACACGCCGGAAGGACACATCTCCGAGGATGCGGACAACCGCGTGGCCCAGATGGATCGCCGGATCGAGAAACTCGACGCCATCCGTCGCGAACTCGACGAAGAACACGAGTCGAACCAGACGTACGTCGGCGACGAGTCGGCTGACTTCGGCATCATCACCTGGGGATCCGCCCAGGGTGCCGTCGTCGAGGCGACCGAGCGCCTGAACGACCAGGGCCACTCGGTCAAGGCCGTCGGCGTCTCGGACATGATGCCGTTCCCCGAGGCCGAACTCACCGAGTTCATCGAGAGCGTCGACCAGGCGATGGTCGTCGAGATGAACGCCACGGCGCAGTTCCGCGGCCTCATCCAGAAGGAAC
- the aroC gene encoding chorismate synthase encodes MNGNRFGRLFQVTTFGESHGEAMGCTISGCPAGLELTEDDIQADLDRRKPGQSMITTSRGEPDAVSIKSGIQDGYTTGTPIGLVIQNKDARSGKYEPFITAPRPSHGDFTYSAKFGTRNWGGGGRSSARETVNWVAAGAIAKKVLSLEGIELKAHVNQIGDVEAPDVSFEEILEYSEENDVRCAHPETAERMQALIEEYQEAGDSIGGSIYFEARGVPVGLGAPRFDSLSARLGQALMAIPATTAVEFGLGREAREYSGKERNDDWEFDSDGNPVPVENDHGGIQGGISSGEPIYGEVTLHAPTSIPAEQQTVDWETGEVVDDAQVIGRHDPVLPPRGVPVVEAMLALTLVDFMLLSGRLNPDRVDGNPGEYDTEYHPSNPRRE; translated from the coding sequence ATGAACGGCAACCGCTTCGGTCGCCTCTTCCAGGTGACCACGTTCGGCGAGAGCCACGGGGAGGCGATGGGCTGTACGATCTCGGGGTGCCCCGCTGGCCTCGAGCTCACCGAAGACGACATTCAGGCCGACCTCGACCGGCGCAAGCCCGGCCAGTCGATGATCACGACCAGCCGCGGCGAACCCGACGCCGTCTCCATCAAGTCGGGGATTCAGGACGGCTACACCACGGGGACGCCGATCGGTCTCGTCATCCAGAACAAGGACGCCCGCTCGGGCAAGTACGAGCCGTTCATCACGGCCCCGCGTCCCTCCCACGGCGACTTCACGTACTCCGCGAAGTTCGGCACCCGGAACTGGGGCGGCGGCGGCCGGTCGTCGGCTCGTGAGACGGTCAACTGGGTCGCCGCCGGCGCCATTGCCAAGAAAGTGCTATCGCTCGAGGGGATCGAACTCAAAGCCCACGTGAACCAGATCGGGGACGTCGAGGCTCCTGACGTCAGTTTCGAGGAGATACTCGAGTACAGCGAGGAAAACGACGTGCGGTGTGCCCATCCGGAGACGGCCGAACGTATGCAGGCGCTGATCGAGGAGTACCAGGAAGCTGGCGATTCGATCGGCGGCTCGATCTACTTCGAGGCCCGCGGCGTTCCCGTCGGCCTCGGTGCTCCACGGTTCGACTCCCTCTCCGCGCGGCTGGGTCAGGCGTTGATGGCGATTCCTGCGACGACGGCGGTCGAGTTCGGACTCGGGCGGGAGGCTCGCGAGTACTCGGGGAAAGAGCGCAACGACGACTGGGAGTTCGATTCCGATGGGAACCCGGTACCAGTCGAAAACGACCACGGCGGTATCCAGGGCGGCATCTCGAGTGGCGAACCGATCTACGGGGAGGTCACGCTCCACGCGCCGACCTCGATTCCGGCCGAACAGCAGACGGTCGACTGGGAGACCGGTGAGGTCGTCGACGACGCACAGGTGATCGGGCGTCACGACCCCGTGCTTCCGCCGCGTGGCGTCCCCGTCGTCGAGGCGATGCTCGCGCTCACGCTCGTGGACTTCATGCTCCTTTCAGGACGACTCAACCCCGACCGTGTGGATGGAAATCCGGGCGAGTACGATACCGAGTATCACCCGAGCAATCCCCGGCGGGAGTGA